A portion of the Zootoca vivipara chromosome 6, rZooViv1.1, whole genome shotgun sequence genome contains these proteins:
- the DOHH gene encoding deoxyhypusine hydroxylase has product MVTEKEIELIGRTLVDVGQPLKARFRALFTLRNLGGAAAIDWISRGFGDDSALLKHELAYCLGQMQDERAIPVLIEVLRDARQEPMVRHEAGEALGAIGNPKVLDVLKHYSEDPVIEVAETCQLAVKRLEWLQQHPAEGSSGPYSSVDPAPPSEEGDVERLRQVLLDDSRLLFERYRAMFALRNVGGESAVLALADGLQCGSALFRHEVAYVLGQMQHEASIPQLTASLENGAESPMVRHECAEALGSIARASCLSALQAHAQDKERVVRESCEVALDIYDYENGGSFQYPDGLSKLKTSD; this is encoded by the exons ATGGTGACAGAGAAGGAAATCGAGCTGATCGGCCGGACGCTGGTGGATGTCGGCCAGCCCCTAAAAGCCCGTTTCCGGGCGCTATTCACCCTCCGGAACCTAGGGGGGGCGGCAGCCATTGATTGGATCAGCCGAGGTTTTGGGGACGACTCTGCCCTCCTCAAACACGAACTGGCTTATTGCCTGGGGCAGATGCAGGACGAGAGAGCGATTCCAGTCCTCATTGAGGTTCTCAGAGACGCTCGCCAGGAACCCATGGTCCGCCACGAAGCTG GCGAGGCGCTCGGTGCCATTGGGAACCCCAAAGTTCTAGACGTTCTGAAACACTACTCGGAGGACCCTGTCATCGAG GTGGCAGAGACATGCCAGCTGGCCGTCAAGAGGCTGGAATGGCTGCAGCAGCACCCGGCAGAAGGGTCCTCCGGTCCCTACTCCTCCGTAGACCCAGCGCCTCCGTCCGAGGAGGGGGACGTGGAAAGGCTGCGGCAGGTTTTGCTGGACGATTCGCGACTGCTGTTCGAGCGATACCGGGCGATGTTCGCCCTGCGCAACGTCGGCGGGGAATCGGCTGTCCTGGCCTTGGCTGACG GCCTCCAGTGTGGCAGCGCCCTCTTCCGCCACGAAGTCGCCTACGTCCTGGGCCAGATGCAGCACGAGGCCAGCATCCCGCAGCTGACGGCCTCGCTGGAGAACGGCGCCGAGAGCCCCATGGTGCGCCACGAGTGCGCCGAGGCCCTGGGCTCTATCGCCCGGGCCTCCTGCCTCTCCGCCTTGCAGGCCCACGCCCAGGACAAGGAGCGGGTCGTGCGGGAGAGCTGCGAGGTGGCGCTGGACATCTACGACTACGAGAACGGCGGCAGTTTCCAGTACCCCGACGGGCTGAGCAAGCTGAAGACCTCGGACTGA
- the SMIM44 gene encoding small integral membrane protein 44 — MQSGEEEAGALFRDYKPPSLDSIRLPRYALYLLMAVIIVVVVAYAIVGHLINDLAHDFADWAFGPKLEERKRLEEASDGCEVAAFPDHRLGWQKDVPFLGLECAEGRTLHPLPGMETGSTSPSTTLEASG, encoded by the exons ATGCAGTccggagaggaggaggcgggtgCCCTCTTCAGAGATTACAAACCCCCCTCTCTCGATTCGATCCGCCTGCCCCGCTACGCCTTGTACCTTCTGATGGCTGTCATCATCGTGGTCGTGGTTGCTTACGCCATTGTGGGTCACCTCATCAACGACCTCGCGCACGACTTTGCGG attgggCATTTGGCCCCAAACTGGAAGAGAGGAAGAGGCTGGAAGAGGCCTCGGATGGATGTGAGGTTGCAGCTTTTCCCGACCATCGCCTGGGTTGGCAAAAGGACGTCCCTTTCCTAGGGCTGGAGTGTGCGGAGGGCCGCACCCTGCACCCCCTACCTGGGATGGAGACCGGCTCCACATCGCCTTCAACAACTCTGGAAGCGTCTGGCTGA